The Candidatus Zixiibacteriota bacterium genomic sequence GCCGGTTTCCCGTTCCAGGAGTTCAGCGATCCCGGCGACTACGGTTGCATGGTGATGGCGCACGAACTGGGCCACGCGACGGGGCAGGTCGACGACTACATGGAGAAAGTGCCCCGCCCGGCGACCAACGGCTACCTGCCCAACTTCGCACAGTTCGGTTACACCAACGGCGGCAATCGGATCAGCGGCAACAACAGCAACTTCCCGCAGCGCGTGCAGTCCAGTGAGGGTTATTCCATCGCGCATGACAAACTCACGATGATGGACAAAAACGGTCCGATCCGCATGCGGCACGTCTGGAGATTCGTCCACTGGCTCAACGAGAAAGCCAAGAGCGGCGGCTCGTTGCACCGGTTTCTTGGCGGCGCAGAGCACCAGATTTTTTATCCCCGGGCCGGCATGCGGTACTTCCGCAGGAGCCAGGATCCCGTCGATCCCTGGCGCTGGATTAACAACGATCGCCGGACGGTCGCTGGAGACCGCACCGCCACCCTTTCCCTGTTCACGGTACTCGACGAGACGAGGCGCCTCGACCCGTCCAACACGGCGTCGCCGACCGATGTCAAAGCGATCGTTGCCGTCCGCTTCCTCCTGTCGATTGCGTTTATCGATAACGGGTCGCTGACCTGGACGCCGGCGCAAAAACGGGCATGGGCAACCCGACTGTTTACATGGTTGACAAAGTCCGAGGGAGACTATAACGTCGAAAACAGATTCAAGCTGGTGGGCGGTGGCGGAGCGCTTGACCCCACTATTATTCGGGTCATCCCTGGATTTGAGTTCTATGCGGCGGGCTCTCCCCCGACACATGGTGGATTCAATTATCGCATCGAGGTCAAGCAGTCCAGCTCCGATCCGATCACCCTGGACAGCAACCGGGTTCTGAAGCTGGGAGACCACACGACCGGCAAACAGTTGGTAAACTATTTTTACAACAAGCCGCTCAATGCCGCGGCGCTGTCCGCCGCGGACTTCCGATTTGTCTCCGACTGGTTCAACCAGCCGAGCATCAGCACGGGCGGCTTCCGGGTTGAGGAGGTGTAACCTGATCAGGCTATCCGCTCCAGCGGGCATGCGTCGCGGCCGATGCGGCGGTATCGCGCTGGCCGCGCTGCTCGTGGTCGCCGCCTGTCAGGCCGGACCCCCCGAAGAACCGAAACCGAGCGTAAAGGAAAACCACATGGCTGTGTACAGCAAGCTGTACGCTGATTTCCAGCAGCGTTCTTTTCTTCCGGTCACATCAAACGCGACCGGGCGGGAACGCTGGTTTGCGCCGCTGGCCGAAAGCGGCTTCTCCAACCCGCCGACGGTGCTGCTGGCCACGCCGATCGGCCTGGTCGTTCAGTCGGTCGACCGCCTCGCACTGATTAGTTCCGACGGCTTCGTGGCATGGTCCCGGTCGCACGGTTCAGGAATGTCCGCCGTCTACGCGGACAGTGCCGTTTATTACCGGGGGAAAGAAGGAGATCTGTATGCGGTCGATGCCGCGGGTAAGCCTGTGGTCTCGGATTTCTTTGTTCCCACCGCCACCGATCGCGGATTTATCTTTGTGGCGATGCCGGTCACTCGCGACAGGATCCTGCTTCATACGTTTAACCGCGCCGAGGAGCCGGAACCGGGCGATCCCCCCCAGCCAAGCAACTTCCAGGTGCTCTTGATGGGCGCCGAGAAATACGACGACTGGGACTGGATACATGAGTTCGAAGGCGGCTGTCTGCCTGCGCTGCTGACCGTCGAACACGACCGGGTCGTGTTGCTCAGCACTATCGGCAGCGTGACTGTCTATGATGTTAAAACCGGCGAAAAACGAGGCGCGTTCGAACTGGCAGGCACGGAATTCCTGCAGGCAAGCATCGATAACGAGAACCGTCTGGTCGCCGCACTGGTCTCCGCCGACGGCCAGCCCGCTGTGGCCTGCTATGATCTCAATGGCAAACGCATCTGGCAGCTGCCGGTCGAGACGGCGGAACGTCACGTCTTCCACCAGCCGCCGGCAATCGGATATGACAACCGCGTGTACTATATCAACGCCGACGACCTCCTCGTCATCGACTCGGGCACGATAGCCTGGCAGACCAAAGTCGCCCGATCAGATCGGCGCTATGTGACCGTCCTTGCCGATGGGTCCGCGCTAGTGACATCAGCGAGCATCGCGGTTCGTTTTGACAAAGACGGGCATGCCGCGTGCACCATCACCCTTGATCCTGCCGAGCCCGTCGTGGCACCAGCGGTTGCGTCCGAGAACGGTGACCTCTATCTTGCCACCGTACGCGGCATCCACTGCTATCAATAACGATGAATACAAACGACCTGATAGTATGAACGATCGTCTCGCATTTGACCTCCCCGGCGGCTGGCAGGACCAGACCGTCTACAGATTCAAGGGACCCGATGACGGTGACACCGAACACGCTGTCACGCTGGTCGTAGACAGAGAAGCAGGCGATACGCCCGCTGACCGGTACACCCGCGTCCGAATCGACACGGCCCTGGAAACATTGCAGCCATCGGAGACCGTCAAGGACGAAGCTATAACCCTCAGCAACGGAATGGCCGCATACGAAGCGGTGCTGAAGTGGGTGCCGGTGGACGACCAGGTCATCTTCCACAAGATGGTCTATGTCGTCCGAAACGGCATCGGATACACATTTACCGGGAATTTCACGAAAAAGACCATCAAGACGGTTGCCCTGGATATGGACCGTCTCATCACTTCCATCCTCTCGTAGGGGCCACATACGGTGTCGACCAAGTTCAGTAAAGCCACGGACAGCCAGCACAAGGTGAAGCTGGAATCCAGCATCGTGTCGGCCTCCTGGCTCACCGGGCTTGCGATCGGCGGCTCCAAGGCACCGTTTGAGGTACGGACGGAATTCGTCGGCAGCGGCGCCACCGCGGACATCGTCGGCAAAACCGGCAGCGGAAAAACTCTGGGCAAAACTAAGGTGACTGTCACCGCAAACC encodes the following:
- a CDS encoding PQQ-binding-like beta-propeller repeat protein, with protein sequence MRRGRCGGIALAALLVVAACQAGPPEEPKPSVKENHMAVYSKLYADFQQRSFLPVTSNATGRERWFAPLAESGFSNPPTVLLATPIGLVVQSVDRLALISSDGFVAWSRSHGSGMSAVYADSAVYYRGKEGDLYAVDAAGKPVVSDFFVPTATDRGFIFVAMPVTRDRILLHTFNRAEEPEPGDPPQPSNFQVLLMGAEKYDDWDWIHEFEGGCLPALLTVEHDRVVLLSTIGSVTVYDVKTGEKRGAFELAGTEFLQASIDNENRLVAALVSADGQPAVACYDLNGKRIWQLPVETAERHVFHQPPAIGYDNRVYYINADDLLVIDSGTIAWQTKVARSDRRYVTVLADGSALVTSASIAVRFDKDGHAACTITLDPAEPVVAPAVASENGDLYLATVRGIHCYQ
- a CDS encoding DcrB-related protein, with the translated sequence MNDRLAFDLPGGWQDQTVYRFKGPDDGDTEHAVTLVVDREAGDTPADRYTRVRIDTALETLQPSETVKDEAITLSNGMAAYEAVLKWVPVDDQVIFHKMVYVVRNGIGYTFTGNFTKKTIKTVALDMDRLITSILS